TACTCTTTTTGAAACATAGCCGTTGATATTTGGGTTAGTGCCCACATAGGCAACAAGTCCCACGTATGGAATGACATAAGAAGCCAGAAGATAATTAACACTGCTGATGTAAGGATCAAAGGGTGGGCTGAGTGGCTTTTCAAATGCATTATCAAATATAGTAGCAAAATTCTTAGCGCTTAGATCAATCACGGGCCTTGGAAATCCACCAACCGTTGATTTAATggccctaaaaaaaaataaaaaaaatacacaacTCAAACAACCTttcaagcaaaaaagaaaaagaaaagaaagacgtGCTGCATCTGAGAGTACTGATTGCATGTTTGTAAATCTGCCTTTGCCAATATGTGCTGCATGTGTGCGTGCACGTGGGAGAGAGACGAGTAAGAAATACATTAATAAAGAAATGCATATATCATAACAGCCGATGCATCGACAGCCTCCATCCACTTTCTTCCTCACAATTTGAAGCACTTATTTATTCTCTTTTCAAAGTTAATATTTTTAACATTATATCTCGTAGTATTTATCAATTATCAGTCTCTCATCCGTATTTAGCTTTGGATAGAATTTATCTTTGATTAGAACCGCACTTCCAAACAACCCGACTCACTTACAGCAAGGCTAGTatgattataataataataaaaattaggtGTGACCCAATTAATTATGGGCCAATCAAGCTGAATTTAGAAAAAGGTGGTCCTCATGGTGGGGTTAACCTTTGATGGTTGAATGTCTCTCAAAACACAATAGGATAtgagatatgagagagagagagagagagagagagagagagagagagagagagagagagagagagagagagagagagagagacctcaaaTGACCAACTTCCTGATAACCGAACTCTGCGATGATCTGCCGTGTAAGGTTGTCGAGGTCGGCTTTCATAGCTCCGAtaggaggtgggccaccctgGGCCAGTTCGGGAGCAACCCCATCTAGACCATACCCCAGCGCTCCAAACAGGAAAAAATCAGCCTCCATGTGCTCCAAATTGAGAGCGAATCGTATTTTCTCCACATCATCAGGGAATATCGGAGCACCATTTGCTGGTGGACGAGGTACACATGTTAGGTCTTGTGTTAGACATCCCGGTGCAAAATAGCATAagcagagaaagaagaaaagcagAGAAACAGAGAAGCTTGATACAGCCATAGAAAATCCTTATTATCTCTAGATGGGAATAGATATTGAATGAGAGAAGTGCTATCGAGCCATGGTATTTATACTTGAAAAACAAGGTCCACGTTAGTAAATTTCCGCGAATTACGACGATTGTGTAGTTGCCGTTTCAAGATTTTCTCCATCTTCCATTTATGTCCGTTGCCACACACAAGCTCTATCTTTTAGTAAAAAGGCagtctttggggcccaccatgctgaaCATacgaaatccattccgtccatcaggttctgtCCTTGATTCTAAGCATGGAAAAAATAATTAACCGACCCAAAATAAAGGTGGGCGACACCACAGGGAAAAATGGGAATGGGATGCCGATCATAGGTTTGTGCGTGAGGCCAACctgatgtgtatctttcatcaaatccattcatcaggtgtaacTCATCAGGATGAAGTGAATATATGAAAGTATGCACGATTtgaaactcaggcgggccacactacGTGAAAGGTTACAGGAGCCATTTTACACTTTCCAAATGGTGTAGTCCATCTGAATTCTTTTGTCAGTCTCACATTTTATATGTACGGTtcaaatagggtttctcacatgatggacggagttgatttgcATATAAGACATGGTATGCCCCACGACCGTTGGATGTTTTCGGCTATGCCTAAAACAAATGTTGTAGATAATTTCAGTCCTATACTAGCCGTTGTAT
This DNA window, taken from Magnolia sinica isolate HGM2019 chromosome 14, MsV1, whole genome shotgun sequence, encodes the following:
- the LOC131225619 gene encoding ferritin-like catalase Nec2 isoform X2 gives rise to the protein MAVSSFSVSLLFFFLCLCYFAPGCLTQDLTCVPRPPANGAPIFPDDVEKIRFALNLEHMEADFFLFGALGYGLDGVAPELAQGGPPPIGAMKADLDNLTRQIIAEFGYQEVGHLRAIKSTVGGFPRPVIDLSAKNFATIFDNAFEKPLSPPFDPYISSVNYLLASYVIPYVGLVAYVGTNPNINGYVSKRLLAGLLAVESGQDAVIRALLYQRADELVPPYKHTVAEFTARVSDLRNRLANCGIKDEGIFVPLHLGAENKTTSNILSANADSVAFARTPAEILRTVYGTGDESKPGGFLPEGGSGRIARGFLKKI